The sequence below is a genomic window from Salinispira pacifica.
GTGGCGGCCTCCAGCAGTGACATCCGGAACAGCCAGGTGAAGCTGGAGCGAAACCTACAGAACGCCCAACGGGTTCTGGCCAATATGGAACTGAGTCTTCTGGACGGCCCCGACACCCTCATGCTGGGAGAAGCCCAGCAGCGTCCATTCAGAATACAGGTGCTGGATTCCCGGGGCAGAGGCGGCGGAATCACCCCCTTTGTTGTTTCCTACAGGGAGTCGGTGAATAACCGGGGGCGTCAGGTCCGGGAAACAGTCAACAGTGACAGTTCCGGAATTATCAGCTACCAAATCGGTAATCCGGGGATTATCGGGCGTCAGTTCATCAGCTTTTATCTTGATGCGGATCCCGTCCTGGAAAACCTCAGGCAGGCGGGGTTGGAGGGCAGTCCACAGTTCAGCGCCATGGAAGACGTGGCTGCAGATATCCGGGTTCGCTTTGAATTTGAAGTGGTTTCCCGGGCATCGGAAGTGCCGACCGCCGTGTTTATCAGGGAATTTGATATTGCCGGCAATACCATAGACAGCAGCTCGGTTCATGACGGGTTTATTCAGGAACTCAGCAGTGCGGGTTTCACTGTGATCGATCTCAGGACCATGAACGGAGATTTTGCCGATCCTCTGGAACTGGACGGTTCCAGGGATGAATTCCTCTCCCGTGTCCGAAACAGTGTGGATCCGGATGTGCAACGGGTTATCTTCGGCAGTGCCCGGATTGTTGAAGTGGATGAGCGGGACGGGTTTATTGTTCGAGTGCAGGGCAGCGTAACCGCGGTGGATCTGAGCAGCAACCGGATTCTTGCAACCCTCGAGTCAACGAAAAACAGCAGGGGCGCCAGCAGTTCCCGGGCGGTTTCAAGTGCATTTGCCAACCTTGGCAGCGATCTTGCCGGCAGGATGCTCAGCAGCCTTCGCTGAAGCATTCAGTCCAGAGCTCAATCTCCGGTGTACGGGTGAGGTTGGGCTGCTCTCTCCGCTACACGCCAACTCTATTCGCTGCCTCCGGAAAAAACCCATGGAAGACGATTTTTTCCCTTGTATTATCGTAAAAAAACGATTAACCTCAGTCGTATGAATCGGTGCTGCAGTCTTGAAATTCATGGCGATGATCAGGAACGCTTTCTCAGGATGTGCAAAGCAATTGGAAATCCCATTCGCTTTGAAATTCTGAAATTTCTGTTGTCACATCCCAGCTGCATAACCGGAGACATCGTGAATCATGTACCCATCGCCCAGGCTACGGTTTCCCAGCATCTGAAAGTTTTGAAAGAAAGCGGCTGGATTCAAGGGGAGAGTGAAGGGTCATCAACCTGTTATTGCATGAGCGATGCGGGCGTGCAGTGGTTCAAGCAAACCATCGGAGAAATTTTCTAACTCTGATTTTATAGTGCACAGAAGCTTGTGAAAAACATGGGTTTCCATAGAGAGGTTTAAAACATCCTCTCCCGGTAGTGTGATGGAATATTCACCCCGCCATATGTGAGCCCGATTTCCAGGATATTTCAGTTTCACAAGCTTCTGTGCACTGCGTTTTTTTTACCCCTATTATCGTAAAAATACGATTAACTAGGATCACAGGAGCAAAAATGGAATATGTGTACGAAATTGCCCGATTCATGGGCGGTGCGTTTGTAAAAATCTGGCCCTTGCTGGCCATTACCATCCCCTTTGCCGCAGCAATGCGAATAAGCGGTAATCACGCAAAGGTGACCCGCTTTCTCTCTGCCCGGCCGGCTCCTGCAATCCTTCTGGCAATGCTGATCGGAGCCGTGAGTCCATTGTGCAGCTGCTCGGTAATTCCTGTTATCGCAGGAATGATGGCTGCGGGTGTACCCTTGGGCCCGATCATGACCTTCTGGATTGCCTCACCGTCAATGGATCCTGAAATATTCTTTTTAAGCGTATCTACCCTGGGGATGAACCTGGCTGTGTGGCGCATTATTGCAACTGCAGTACTGAGCCTTGCGGGAGGAATCCTGGCCCATTTTATGCAAAGCCGTGGTTGGGTCGGACAAAGCATTCTCAAAGACGGATATACCACCCGGGTTTTCCGGCTTCTCCCCTGGCTCCGTGAGCGGGTATCTCTTGCCTGGACCCGGCTTGTTGAATCTCGAAGACCTAACGGGTATGCGGCCGAAACCTCGGTCAGTCCCGAAGTCCGGATTTCATCAATCGAGGGTGCCCCCCGGGAGTTCAGCCTCTCCGCTTCGTTAAGCCCGACGGCCGTACCTGGAGGGGATAGCTGCTGTACTCCCGGATCCCGGGTGTCCTCGGCGGCAAGCTGTTGCAGCGGGGAAAAGCCGGAGAAAACCTGCGAATGCTCAGGAGATGCAACAGAAGCTGCACATGACGGCCAGAGCCGGAAAGGAAGCACAAAGCCATTGCTGCGCCGGTTTTTCCGGGAAATGGGGCGCTCCGGCGTGATGGTGCTCCAGTTTATTGCATTGGCCTTTTTTCTTGAAGCGCTGATAGTTTTGTATGTGCCGCTGGAATGGATTACCGGTATATTCGGACAATCTGATGCAGCCAATATATTCATGGCCACTCTGGTAAGTATTCCCCTCTATACCACCAACCTGAGCGCACTGGGCCTTATGGGAGGCCTCCTTCAGCAGGGTCTTGCTCCGGCTGCGGTATTGGCCTTTCTAATCGGAGGCGCAACCACCACTCTTCCGGCCATGGCTGCAGTGTACGGCCTCACCCATCGAAGAGTGTTTGCCCTATATGTATCAATTTCCATTATTGGCTCGCTGATGTTCGGACTGCTCTACAGTATTTTCTGAAGTATTTTCTGATTCAGGTGGGGGGGAGATAGACAGTGCACGGAAGCTGGTTTACAGGCTTTGGTGCACTGTTTTCCCGTTGGCAAATTTACCGATGAGCAATGTATCGCTGAGCAACGCCTACTTCAGTTTTTTGCGAAGCTCTTCCAGCTCATTATCCAGTTCTGCGTCCTTCAGCTCCGCATCCATTTTCCGCGATTCGGCCTCCATGCGGTCATCCGGATTATTGGGATCACCGGGGCTGAACCCCGCCGCAGCCTGAAGGCCGGCAACCAGAGCGTCGGTACCTTCTCGGCTCAGTCCCCGTTCATCGTCGATCTGAGCATCTTTGAGCCGGTTTTTGGCATCCTCTATTTCACGATCCATTGCAAAAAACGAGTTTTCCAGTCCCGGAAGCCGGGTTTCCAGTTCACTGAGCTTTTCCCGGGCTGCGGATACCAGATCCTGCCGCTGGTGCTGCTCTGCCAGTTCCAGACGATCCTTCCAGACCTGAAGCTCATTCTTCAGATCTTTCAGCTGCTTCTCCCGTCGGTTCTTCTCTTTCAGTAAATCCAGCATGTACTGCTTTTCAATTTCCAATTGACCCATACCGCATTGTAATCCGCAGGAGATTTCCTGCACAAGATCATATTGGCCTGTATTGCCGTACATGAAGAACCGCCGGGACCGGTGTAAGGCTGACATACCGGCCCGGCCCTGCTATCTTACAAGGCATGAGTATGAACGGGATGATGCAGGACGACCGGATTGCCGCTTTGGCAACTCCTTTGGGAGAAAGCGCACTTGCGGTGATCAGAACAAGCGGTGAGGGTACGCTCCAGGCTTTGAGCAGGGGATTTTCCCGGCCCGGGACGCTGCAGGAGGCTCCGGGAAACACGATTATCTACGGCTGGCTCCAGTATGATGAATCGCGGCGGGTGGATGAAGTGACGGTTGCCGTTTTCCGTGCTCCCCGGAGCTATACCGGAGAGGAGAGTGCGGAAATTTACTGTCACGGCAGTATTCCCGGCATCCAGAAGATCATGGAACTTCTGTTCACTCTCGGGTTCCGTCAGGCCGAACCCGGAGAATTCAGTCTCAGAGCATTCATTAACGGCAAGATGGATCTTACCCGTGCAGAAGCTGTTCATGAAATAGTCAGGTCACAGAGCCGGAAAGCCCAGAGCCTGGCTCTGAACAGGCTTTCCGGAAGAGTCTTTGAAGAGATTGACCGGGTGAAAAGCCGGCTGGTGGATATTATGGCTGCGGTAAGCGTTCAGCTGGATTATCCAGACGATGAGCTCCCCGGAGAGGATGATGACAGCGGCTACGTACGTTCGCTGATTCCCATGGATACGGTACAGGATGCGGTATCGGGGCTCGAGCGTCTGGTCAGCAGCTACCGCAGCGGAAGGCTGTATCAGCAGGGGGCCAGGGTTGCCCTGGCCGGGCAAACCAATGCGGGAAAATCCAGCATGTTTAATCTTTTTCTGAAGGAAGACCGCTCAATTGTATCCAACATCCACGGAACCACCCGGGATTATATCCAGGCTCCGGTGGTGCTGGACGGCATTCCCCTCTCACTATACGATACTGCCGGGCTGCGGGAAGTGGATGAAATTATTGAAAAGGAAGGTATCCGCAGAAGCGGTCAGGTGATTGAAAATTCCAGCGTCATCCTGTATCTTGTTGACGGTACTAATTCCGACAAATCCGCTCATGCTTTTGATGAAAAGCAGCTGGAAAGAATCGGTGAATTGAATCTTCCCTGTGTGAAAATCTGGACCAAAACCGATCTTCCCCAATGCGCCCCGGCACCCAAGGGCTTTCTTCCCCTCTCCATGATCAGCGGTGAAGGGTTTGACCGGGTGCAGCAGGCAATGATGGAGGCTCTCCTTCAGGGCGAGCGCCTTGCCGGTGACGGCGATCTGGTAATCGACTCCCTTCGCCAGAAACAGCTGATAGATGACGCCCTGGACGGGCTTCAGCAGGCTTTGACCAGCATGGAGGGCGATCAGCCCCTGGATATTATTGCCATGGATCTTCAGCGATCCATCAGATCTCTGGGGGAAATTACCGGGGAGGTCAGTTCGGAGGATATCCTGGACAGGGTGTTCTCGGGATTCTGTGTTGGGAAATGATACGGAAAAATGACGCGGGAAAACGATACGAAAAAATGATACAGGCGGCTGACAGGGCGGAACAGGCTCTGAAGTAAGAGGTAATACATGGATTTTGATGTAATAGTAGTAGGCGGTGGACATGCGGGCATAGAAGCAAGTCTGGTTCCGGCCAGACTGGGGTTTCAGACTCTCATGATCACCCAGAATCTGGATACAATAGGTAAACTCTCCTGTAATCCCGCGGTAGGCGGTCTTGCCAAGGGCAATATGGTCCGGGAAATTGATGCTCTGGGCGGTGAGATGGGACGCCTCATCGATAAAACCATGATCCAGTACCGGGTTCTGAATCGCCGGAAAGGGCCCTCGGTGCAGGCTCCCCGGGCACAGGCTGACAAGATGCGTTATCAGGTGGAGGCCAAAAAAACCCTCGAGCTGCAGGAAAACCTGGAAATTTTCATGGATACCGTTGTTGACCTGATCTATGAGGGAGATTCCCCGGAGATTCGAGGTGTGGTCACCGAGCGTGGACGACGCATTACTGCCGAAAAGGTGGTGCTTACAACCGGAACATTTTTGAACGGGAAAATCTACATCGGCGAGTTCAACATGGATTCGGGACGGATCGGCGAACCCAACGCCCGCGGGCTGGAAAGGCCTCTGAAGGAACTGGGGTTCCGGATGGGCCGGATGAAGACCGGCACCCCTGCCAGGGTGCACAAGGACAGTCTGGATCTGGAAAAAATGGACGTTCAGTTCGGGGACGATGAAATGCTCTCTTTCTCCTTTTCCGGAGATGATGTTGGACGTCCCAACGAGCCCTGCTATATCACCTTCACCAGCGATGAAACTCATCGGATTATCAATGAAAACATGCAC
It includes:
- a CDS encoding permease produces the protein MEYVYEIARFMGGAFVKIWPLLAITIPFAAAMRISGNHAKVTRFLSARPAPAILLAMLIGAVSPLCSCSVIPVIAGMMAAGVPLGPIMTFWIASPSMDPEIFFLSVSTLGMNLAVWRIIATAVLSLAGGILAHFMQSRGWVGQSILKDGYTTRVFRLLPWLRERVSLAWTRLVESRRPNGYAAETSVSPEVRISSIEGAPREFSLSASLSPTAVPGGDSCCTPGSRVSSAASCCSGEKPEKTCECSGDATEAAHDGQSRKGSTKPLLRRFFREMGRSGVMVLQFIALAFFLEALIVLYVPLEWITGIFGQSDAANIFMATLVSIPLYTTNLSALGLMGGLLQQGLAPAAVLAFLIGGATTTLPAMAAVYGLTHRRVFALYVSISIIGSLMFGLLYSIF
- the mnmE gene encoding tRNA uridine-5-carboxymethylaminomethyl(34) synthesis GTPase MnmE; translated protein: MNGMMQDDRIAALATPLGESALAVIRTSGEGTLQALSRGFSRPGTLQEAPGNTIIYGWLQYDESRRVDEVTVAVFRAPRSYTGEESAEIYCHGSIPGIQKIMELLFTLGFRQAEPGEFSLRAFINGKMDLTRAEAVHEIVRSQSRKAQSLALNRLSGRVFEEIDRVKSRLVDIMAAVSVQLDYPDDELPGEDDDSGYVRSLIPMDTVQDAVSGLERLVSSYRSGRLYQQGARVALAGQTNAGKSSMFNLFLKEDRSIVSNIHGTTRDYIQAPVVLDGIPLSLYDTAGLREVDEIIEKEGIRRSGQVIENSSVILYLVDGTNSDKSAHAFDEKQLERIGELNLPCVKIWTKTDLPQCAPAPKGFLPLSMISGEGFDRVQQAMMEALLQGERLAGDGDLVIDSLRQKQLIDDALDGLQQALTSMEGDQPLDIIAMDLQRSIRSLGEITGEVSSEDILDRVFSGFCVGK
- a CDS encoding ArsR/SmtB family transcription factor is translated as MNRCCSLEIHGDDQERFLRMCKAIGNPIRFEILKFLLSHPSCITGDIVNHVPIAQATVSQHLKVLKESGWIQGESEGSSTCYCMSDAGVQWFKQTIGEIF